The sequence gtgctgggagagggagaagcaggcttcccactgagcaggaaggccaatgcagagctccattcctggaccctgggatcaggacctgagccaaaggcaggtgcttaaccaactgaggccctcaggcgcccctgtatccttttatattttcttgtccACTGGCGGACATGCACATATGCACATGTGTAGTCTTGTTTTTCATGAATGGTTGGAAACCGTGAAAATGCTCTTGAGCTTGTATTTTTTCCTACATGGTATGTCGCAGAGATTTCTCCACGTCGACTTCATTCTTCTGAGGGCTgtaatgtgccaggcactggatgTCTCTTCAGCTAGTCCTCTTTCGTCCTGTTGCTGCACATCTTTGTAACCTTTCACCCTCAAACGGTGCTGGTGCCGCAGTGACTGCCCTCAGGACATTGAGCACGCCCCAGTGTGAGTGTTTCTGTAGGGTAGGGCCTGGGAGTGTGGTACCAGAGTCGTCTCATTCTGGCCTTTGGGGATGGGTTTGTCTATGAGTGGAAACCTGtctactggggtacctgggtggctcagtgggttaagcctcttccttcagctcaggtcatgatctcagggtcctggaattgagccccacactggactctgcttagtggggagcctgcttccccctctctttctgcctgcctctctgccttcttattctctctctctctttctctctgtcaaataaataaataaatctttaaaaaaaggaaaagaaacctgtCTACCTAACAGTTGTGTGGACACTGATTTTTCAAAGAGATTTCTGTCTTCTGGTGTTCTGCCTCCCTGCTTTCCCATCTTCCTTAGatccgctccccaccccctcaattCTGTCAAACTGCCTTCAGTCCTCCCCAACCTGGGAGCTTCTGCCCATGTTGCCTCAGAAAGCCTTCCTGACTTCAGTCAACGGTGACCTCCCTTCCTGTTAGCTCCAGAGAAATGGTTTTTATCCACAGTTCTCATTTTGGACTGTAATTGTTCACAGCTTTCTATTGTTCATGCTGTTTTACATGTAtctgttttgtgacattaacaGAGAGCTTTTCCTCTGAAGTCACAGGAGGATCGTGTACTTCTTTCCTGAGCCAAGGTTACAAGTAAAGCGATAACATAAAGCAGATGTTTAGTACATGCTGCATGAGTTGAGCTGAACTTAGGAGATCCTGTGCCCCTCCCAGGGGATGTTGGGTTTATATTTTTCAGGCAAGATTGATTGTCATTGTTTATAGCAGGTATTTACTATTGGTGCAGAGAACCCTGAAGAACTAGCATTACCATTAAAGAGGTGGGCTTTGCAGCATGTTAGTCACATTAGCTATATAGCTTTTAAACCTTGGTCagatgagcctcagtttctttctttctttgtttctttttaagatttatttacatatttatttgacagagagagatcacaagtaggcagaggcaggtggggttaggcagggacaggctccctgctgagcagagagccctatgcggggctcaatctcaggaccccgatatcatgacctgagccgaaggcagaggtttaacccactgagccacctaggtgccctcagcctcagtttcttatcTGATAAACAGTAATAGGAGCAGTATAGTTGTGACATTAGGAATGCATGAGTTAGTATATGCAAAGTACTTAATACAGTTTGGCTAAACTTTAGCTTTATATATTGATAGTTCAGTTAGTTTCAGTCCTGTGCCTTCTCACATTATGGGAACTAAGCATCTAAGGGTGTAGCTTATAAATCACTTATTCTCTTCTTCCACCCAAAATAAGTTCTTAGTTCTTCCTGCCATATTGCGGCAGTAACATCTCCATGTCTGCTCCCCTGGTTCCCGCCTGGCCTGGAGTACCCCCCTGCAGCACATCTGAGATCTTGTTGCACCTCACAGCTGCTGACTTTGCATGGTGAGGTCCTAATCCTTAGCATGGCATTCAAGGCTTTCCCAGTCTCATCTGAAGTGTAAGGGCTTCCAGGTCCTCATCCTCTTCTTTGTCCCTCATCCTGGGCCTGCCTTTTAGGAAGGCCTCTCTGTAGAAGTATAGCTTGTTAGTGCTGGGGGAGCCACAGCCCTCCAGATCAGTTTTCCccaaattagtattttcttttcttttttttttaagattttatttatttttttgagagagggagcaagtaGGATAGAGCACgggaggggagaagatcagagggagaagcagattccccgaggggctgggatcctgatgcaggacttgatccccagaccccgggattatgacctgagccaaaggcagtccaataaccaactgagccacccaggtgcccccgcctTCCAAATTGGTATTTTCATCCAGAAAAGCCTTCTGTGGTCAGCCAGAAGCCAGGattactgccccccaccccagccttggAATCTTGGAGAGACATACACATTAACatatctcaggctctgagaagtcccacAATAAAGAAACTTGCTTACCCAGTATCTGAGAAACAGTTAACCATAGAACCtgtcctctctttccctttcccctccccctctttcttttgcAGGGAGAGGGTCAGGTAAACTTGCTCTAGTTTAATCTTTGTCTTACAGATAAAGAGAGCCCTAGAGAAGGGAAGTGACTTGTTTAGGATCTTACAGTGGGGAAGCTGGGACCAGTACCTCCCATGGTTGGCATAAAGCCCagtggcttttgtttttgttttttaatgtttttcttttactatttagTATGTAATTCTTAAAAACACCTGACTTCAGTAGTTATCTGCCCATAGCCAGATTGTTTCATCTATACCCCACCCACTTCTCATGGCTCTCCAAACTGGATTATTTTAAAGCGCCTCTCGGAAGTCACATCTCAGGAGGTCATgccattttatttctgaatacCTAGTCATTATCTccaaaagataaagataaattcCCCCTTATCAAGCTACAATGCCATTATcgtatctgaaattaaaatatgcagTCAGTGTTCAGATGTCCCCATTGTCTCAAGCATTTTGTTTGTCGGTAGTTGGTTGCTGTCGTCCGGATCCAGGGAGGGCTCCCACATTGCATTTGGTTGCTGGATGGCCCTTGTGTGCTTACTTGTCACCATGGCTACTTAACAGCTTTGAGATCTTGAGCcaagttactgaacctctctgagaATCAGTGTCCTCAGAAAACAGCTTATaatagaagttcttttttttttttctaagattttatttatttatttaacatagagagatcacaagtaggcagagaggcaggcagagagagagaggaggaagcaggctccccactgagcagacagcccgatgtgggactcgatcccaggaccctgggatcatgacctgagctgaaggcagaggctttaatccactgagccacccaggcgcccctataatagAAGTTCTTACATCACTGTAAGAATAAAGGAAGATACTCAGTGTGAAATACTTCAGGGAGTGCGAGCGCACTGCTGCTAATACTATGATTGTCTTCTAGATACAGATAACTCCCAGATTACAGATAACTCGGCTTTAGGACTACTGTTTAagcctggttttattttattacttagcAAGATCTCTAGCCCTTGTGGGTAACTGTTATTTAAGAAAAGGTGATAatgccccttctcctctcccaagGGAGTTCTTTCTCACTGGACAAAAACAGAGTAATCAGCAATGAACAGTAGTCACAAATGGTATTTAATCAACTGTTGAGCAGAGTTCCCTAGCACTCCAACCTCACCCCACTCTGCAGCTTTTCTCTGTGGCACTTTTCAGCCATGCTCTCTATGGCTTCCTTATTAAATTATTGTTACAGTCCTTCTTCCCAATAGAAGGTGAGCCTCACGAGGCCAGACATTGTCTGTGTGTCTATGGATGTTTCCCAGCAGTAGCATAGTTCTGGCACTGGCAGGTCCTCAGTAAAGGCTCGTGCAGTGACTGTGACTTCTGTCTTTCCTTGAGCCTTTCCATGAGCCCAGAGAAGTGGATTCAGCTGGTCAGCCTTCAAGGTCAGCTATGTTCCTGACATTTTATCTTTACTACTGACGTTGCTAAAGCACTCTGCAGGTATATTTGAGCGTGCTCTCAAGAGCGCATCTGGTGGGGGACTTCTTGGCAGTGTAGTTGGTGACTGTGGCTTTGCCACATTTTCTCTCCAAAAGCTTAATCTTTCTTATCTTTAGTTTCCTGGTAAATTAAAGGTTTTATTAGTAATCCCCACTTCAGAGTACTTTGGGAGCATCAAGTAAAATATTGGATTTGAGCTAGATACACACTAAGGAGCTATACATGTTGTAGTCATGAATTAATTGAATTGGCTAGGGAGTGGCTGTCTTGGATTGCCTTTATGGCCAAGGTTTCCTGGTGtcttgcctttttcattttgctATGGCTTCCTTGCTCAGTCTGATTTTGGCGATAAAAGATTTCCTCCCTTTGTTTACATGGTTTATTTTGCAGGGGACAAACAGCCTGTAGGATTGTTTTTCAGGagtgagctgggggtggggagttgggctCAGGGTATTACGTTAGGGCCCTCCCTGGATGGTGGTGGATGTCTCCTTATTCTTTAATTAGTCAGCTTCTGGAAGACTAAGAAGTGGAAAATTTTAAGGCGGTTGCCATTTGTGACTCTAGGCTGTAGCCCGAGGTTAATCATTGAGAAGCCCAGATTGCTGGCAACACTTTGTTTTCAGGAATTGGACCTCGCAAGCAGAACAAAGCAGCCCCCACAGGGGAGTGCTCTTAGGGCTTGTGAGGGGAAGCTTTGTCTGCCCCTCTGGAAGTGACTTGGGAATTGTAGAAGCCAGCTGTTATTCCATCTTCGTTTACCATCtgaaagctgattttctttggcAGCTCTGTCCAGTAGAACTAACTAAATAGGTGGAAATGGTTTCCAGTCCACATGGCCCAGTACTATGGCCACCAGACCCGTGTGGCCATTGAGGACATGAAACAGTGCATCTAAGgagcagaattttaaattttgtttaattttaattaattaaaatttaagggGGTgctaataaatgaaatgaaaataaaatttaaatgacccCCCCCCATCTTTAGTGGTTCTGGATGGCACAGCGCAGCACTAGGCTGTTGCCCTTATTTCCCACCCTGACATTGAGCTCCCGGGCTTGGCTCCAGGACTCTTTGGCCTTATTCCTTGCTCACATCGGGTATCCCCAGCCCCAAGCCCATAAAGTCCTTCTTGCTTTCTAAGTTCTTCCATGCTTTCGGAGGGGTAAACACTTGCGTTGTACAAGAAACAAAGCATGCTGTCCCATTCTCTAGTTGCTTCCTCTGTGCCATTTTTTCCCAGCTGGACTGAGATTTTCCTGGAGCTAGCCCCGTCTTTTGTGTATCCCCTCTGTCCTATCCCCTCTGTCCTCTCTGTCGTATCAGTTGTTCTGTTAATACTTACTGCCAGTTGATTAACTGATACGTCCTTTTTAATTGATGTCTCCCATTTCCCAGGTGCGTTGAAGAAGAGTCTCACAGCGGATCAGGTCCGGACTGATCTCATAACTCTTGGTAGGTCATTGCCAAGGTTGCTCTGGGCGACAGGCCTGGCAgctctttattttgttaaagtcTCTTTCTGTTCTCTTATAGGTCTTAGTGAGGAGAAAGCCACTTACTTTTCTGAAAAGGTATCATAATTCCTCTTAATCAGAGTTAATtaagattgtttttgtttttatttcatgaaatgaAACAAGTGTGAAATGCCGACTAAGGAAAAGCCATCAATCAATTCTGTGTCATTTCCCCAGCTTAATGGGTTTCATGCAAATGACATACATGCAGTATTTAAGTGGCGGCACTATTTAGTGCATCTCTGATGTTTTGCCTCTGATTTGACTGACTTTAGCTGTCCTGCAGTTTTTGTCCCAAACTGGGACTCCATCttggaatgaaagaaaacatttatgtgGTCTTCTGCCGGTCTTTACTGCCCCTGTCTCCCAGATCTGTGCATTTAGGCTGAGCCCTTGGTTCTGCATTCTTCCCCTTGTCTGTATAAATACTAAACGTTGCTGTTTTGGGGTACAGAGTGAATAGGGGGCATTTTCCCCATTGTTATGACTTcagctttttgcttttgttctagTGGAAGCAGAGTGCCCCCACCCTTGCTCGATGGGCCATAGGACAAACTCTGATGATTAACCAGCTTGTAGATATGGAGTGGAAATTTGGAGGTAACTAGTTAGAGCTAGTTCCGGGTCATTCGGTGGGTGTAGGGTGGGATTGCAGAGGCTTTCACATAGTTTCCATGGGGAGCACACGTCCTCAGTCCTCACAGACTGAGGGCTCACAGTTGGGGCTAGCAACTGCTTCTCTGTGTTGCTGCTGGTGTTTGGCAGCTGTTTTTGTGTCCATGGCTCTTGGTTAAGTTGACTTCCTGAAGAGCACATTTTGCTGTCCTCATGTTCATCCCTGCATGGCTTCTGCTGGACAGCCTGTGAGATTGAGGTGTTGAGAGTAGGTCCGTTGTCAACCCATCACTTAcgaattttctcttttgtgtcaCAGTGACATCTGGGAGCAGTGAACTGGAGAAAGTGGGAAGTATTTTTTTACAAGTAAGTCTTCTGAGCTGTGAAAATGGGTAGATTTTTGACTTGGTTAAGAATTATAAAATTgtcattggatttttttaaagacccagtTAAGCGGCTGTTCACTGAAGTGCCAAGTACTTCAGAGCCGTGTGGTCAGTCAGACACATGACCACTAACGTCCTGACTCTCAGATTAATAGgatcttcatatttttcttaaaagcttGATTGTTTTGTAGTCATGAGAATTGTTAGAAGTTTTGGTGATCATGGATCCAGATTGCTTCTCTTTGATGCTCAAGTCAGAAGCTGGATGCTTTGATGTTTAAGTGAAAGGATTTCAAGAATTTCTTTGCCCTATTgtcatcattttaatttaaatttttattgcctctttttttttaatcagttaaaGTTGGTGGTTAAGAAAGGAAATCAAACTGAAAATTTGTACATAGGTGAGTCTGAATTCCTGTTTGAGCCTTTTCACTTTTTCCATGTTCTCTGCAATCAGTGGGCTTGTGAAGCACCACAAATCATTTCTTCTAGGAAAAAAGTCATACCTGAGCTGTGGAGTAGCCATTCCACTGCCTCTCCTCTCATAAATAATAAGCCATCAGCAGGTTGGAGACCCCACAGTTGAAGAGCCTCTTTGAAAAAGGGAAAGTGCAGGGAGAAGGGACAGCGAAGATTGAAGAGCAAGCAGCTCTTGCTGCAAAAGTCGTGCTGAACATCCTGAATAATGCCCTTTCATCTCTTTGTGCTGTGAAGTTATGCCATTTTTAAATTCTCCACTTTTGTAGGGAGCTGAGAACCTTTCTGTGTTCAAGGCTCTCAGTTCTTTATTGTGGTCAATTACCCATCAAGTGCTGCTTAGATGTACTAAGtcgaaaaagaagaaaaaaaaaatctctgggtgGAAATTCATTTTCGTGGATGATTCTGTGGAGTTGGAAACATTTACCTGAAGCTGAATTTTCTCTCCCCAGAATTAACCTTGCCTCAGTTCTACAGCTTCCTGCACGAGATGGAGCGAGTCAGAAGCAGCATGGAGTGTTTGAGCTGATTTCtggccccttccctcttctcttccatgGGTGGCTGCTCTGAGAGGCACCTCACTCACAGGCCTGTGGGGTGCTGATAAGGGCCCTGCTTGCTTCTTGGGAGCCCATGTGCAAAGTTTTCTGGAAAACGACAGGATTAAGTACTGAAGAGCCCTATAAGATTACTCTGAATTCTTTGTTAAGGGAACCTCCAGCACCTGTCTCCCAGGACACTTTTTAGGTATTCATACAGGCTATTATTGCATCTCAAATTCAGGGGAGGAAATAAATGGTTACCTCCCCATCAGAGTTCCAGAGTAAACAGATGGTACCATCACTCAAGATGCACACTGGTCATCCTTTCCTCAAAAAAGCAAGGGCTTATTTATGGCTGACACATGTGGGGAGCCCCCTGCGATCTCTATGCACTCTGCATTTGTGGGGTGGTGGTGCATTGCTAATCAGTTTTTAATGGGAGCACCTGTGTGTAAATACTTGCTTGGTCTGCTCTGAAAAGAACTGAGGCCAACCTCTGTCCTCATTTTGGGTTGTGCCCTGTTGTGTTGTAATGAGGCTATTTTAGCTTGTTTTGGTTCAAGCTGACCTCTGTTGGTTagacaatgaataaaaaaagcTTCTAAAGAAAAGGTCTGAATCCAGTTGTCTCTATGAATGGATGAAAGAGTCATCTGCCTTGCAGAGCGCTAGTGCTCTAATCTTCAGCAGTTATCCTGGTTTTGGTGAAGGCCGTGAGTCTTCAGTGAAATTAGCTGTGGTCCACAGGTAGAATTTGTAAGAGCAGTTCAGGGCAGACCCAGGTTAAAAACCTCAAGAAAAGCATGAGTGTTTTGTGTTCTGATGACTTTAGGGTCCCACCTAGCGTATGATTTATCTTCctcagggatttttaaaaaaaaattctgaatagaTAATACATCCCCATGGTTTAGAAGGTACATTGTGAAATAATTCCTTCTCATCTCCATTCCCCAGTTACCTAATTCCTTTCCCTTAGTAACCACTGTTAAGTTTATTCTGTGTTCTTCCAGACATATTTCTTGCATTTGCAAATTCATAGGCATAGAGTTTAACCTACTTCCCGCACAAGTGCTAGCATAGTGTGCACACAGCGTCTTGTGTCATCCTTTTTTCTGCTTCACCTGGAAATCATTCCACATctgaacagagaaagagaaaaacaaaaacaacagagcaACCTCCTCCATTGTAACAGATGCACCATGTTTCTCCaaatggatgatttttttttaactggtttcCTCCTGGTAGGTGTTTAGGTCGGTTCCATTCTTCTCCTATAAATGATGCTGCATCTGagtatttttgtatgtatgtcaTTTTGCATGAGTAGAAGTATAAATATATGGATGTGGAATTGCCAGGTCAAagaatatatgcatgtataatatataagaaggaataaagtaaaaagatCCTTCTCTCATTTACTCAGTTTCCTCCAACAGATAACCTCTGCTGTTTCTTAAATGtccttcctggggtgcctgggtggctcagtcggtgaggtGTCCAACTCTCTTAAAAACTTGTTTGACTTGTTTCTGTATTTGACAGAAACAagtcagagagggaacataaggtgagggagtgggagagggagaagcgggcttcccatgAGTAGGGAGCaggacgtggggctccatcccaggagcctaggattgtgacctgagtggaaggcaggcgcataatgactgagccactcaggtgccccaggcgTCCAActcctgttttcagctcaggtcatgttctcaggagtCATGAAATCTAACAGGCTCTGCagtcaacagggaatctgcttgaggattctctccctctccttctgccccccccactGCTTGCacacatgtgctttctctctttttttttttttttaagattatttatgtatttatttgacagaaagagagagagagagatcacaagtaggcagagaggtggggggaagcaggctccctgctgaacagagagcctgatgcagggctccatcccaggaccctgggatcatgacctgagcagaaggcagaggcttaacccactgagccacccaggtgcccctgtgcttcctctttcaaatcaataaaatctttttttctgtaaagattttatttatgtatttgacagagagacagagaaggaacacagcagggggtggggctaggagagggaaagcaggcttcctgctgagcagagagcctgatgcagggctccatcccaggacactgggaccatgacctgagcccaaggtgcCCCAGTagtaaaattttttgaaaggattttatttatttttttgccagagagagagatcacaagtaggcagagaggggaaagtgccccccccccataaatctttaaaaaaaaaaacaacaaaaccctagGATGGGGTacttggctggcttagtcggaaGAGCATGCAGTttttgatctccaggtcatgagttcaagccccacattgggtgtagagattactaaaataataataataataataataaattaataaaatctgcAGGAATGGCTGTCAGGCTAGAGACCCAGGAAGGAGTTGGGTCCAAAGACAGTCCACTAGAAGAATTTGTTCTTGCTGGGGAGGTAGGGGAGTCAGTCTTTGTTAAGACCTTGAACTAATTGGATGAGGCACACCCACATTATGGAAGGGAATCTACTTTATTCTGGTACAAAGGTCCACCAGTTTAGGGGCAGctaggtggttcagtctgttaagcgtctgccttgggctcaggtcatgaactccaggtcctgggattgagccccacatcaggctccctgccccatggggagtctgctgcccTCCCTCTCACTTTGTGTGTATGCCCACTCTCGTTCTCACTCAAGCCAAGATTAAACCAACAGCAACAACATTGGCCATCGATCAGGTAATGTTAAGGAcacatatactttaaaaaataaagatctgccagtttaattttttttttaaagattttatttgtcagaaagcaaGTGGGGAGTAggggagcagagaagagggaaaagcaggctcccctctgagcaaggagcccactgctGATGCcagactctatcccagaactccAAGTccccaggaccacaacctgagccaaaggcagccactcagcTGACTGGACCACTCAGGTGACTagaccacccaggtgtccccaccaatttaaatattaatcttatCTCCCCCAAAATACCACTTTCACAGAAACAtgcagaataatgtttgaccaaataatCGGACATAGCAGGCCAGTCAAGTTAATACACAAAATTAACTATCACAGTGCCCAACTGATTCACATCGAGATTATTCCAGTTTATGAAGGATTACAAGATTAATTTTACAAACATCAAAGAATAAATTGATGCTTTTGGACAGTGTCCAAATGTGTGAGCTTTCTGAGGGCCTCATGTGCCTACAATAGAAATCTAAGATGAATTCACAGAATGTGAATTTTAGAAAGACACCTAAAATACAGTCTAGTTAAATCCACTCATATTTACATACAGAGAAATGAAGTCCTCAGTCCCTAGAGACTGAAACTGGTCACTGGCCAGAGGTCAGTGCTACCCTGTGAGTCATGGGTATCCTGCTTTAGTTCATTCAGAAGGGATCCTGAGAGACCAGAAATGGATTCAGCCAGGCAAGCCATCCAGCCCTGGTCTTCGGATAATCCATAAGAATTGTACCCATCGGGCCACTGGACAGATTCTGACCAAAGAGCTCTGTGCCCTGCCCAATTCAGGCATTCCTGCCCCACCTGGATCACAACAGTGGCTTCCTGATGGTCTCACCCCAGTTTTCAACCTCCTAGCTTCCACAATCTGAACTGTTCCTGCGTGAGCATTCTTACAGGCAAGTCTCATGTCAGCAGACAGATCCCAATACTCATGACTCTGCCTGGTTTCTAGGGTAAAGCCCAAACCTCTTAGCACACCAAACCCCCACAGTCTGGCCCTGCCTATaccttctacccctccctctcccttgtgtCTTGGCATGTATCCTCTCCAGGAGTGTCCGGTCCTACCAGACTGCTGACAGCTGCCAAGCCATGAAGCCATCTGCCTCTTCTTGGGCCTACAGTGCTTGTCCATGCTTCGAGATGTAGCATGCAGGGCACTTCTGAGGGCCTCCCTTGACATGTCCAGGCCATAATAAGATCTCTGGTCTCGGTCTCCAGTAATGTACCCACTACTGAAGCCAGGGGTgtaggctctggagtcagaatgCTTGGTTCCAGTCCTGGCTCCTCTGCTTTccaactgtgtgacctcaggcaagctcCCGACTTCTCAACTTGAGATAGCTCCTTTTTGAAATGGGTGTAGTTCTTCCTTCACCGGGCTATTGAGCTGGTCATGATGCCTGCTCAACTAATGGTGAGTTTTTCGTTATCAAATAAttgttatcatttgtttccaggaTTCTCTTCCACACCAGCCcgtgagtttcttttttttttttttttaaagattatttatttatttatttgtcatagagagagaagcgagagcaagcacaggcagacagagtggcaggcagaggcagagggaaa comes from Neovison vison isolate M4711 chromosome 8, ASM_NN_V1, whole genome shotgun sequence and encodes:
- the COMMD7 gene encoding COMM domain-containing protein 7 isoform X2, which encodes MGRLHCTQDPVPEAVGGDMQQLNQLGAQFSALTEVLFHFLTEPKEVERFLSQLSEFATTNQISLGPLRSIVKSLLLVPNGALKKSLTADQVRTDLITLGLSEEKATYFSEKWKQSAPTLARWAIGQTLMINQLVDMEWKFGVTSGSSELEKVGSIFLQLKLVVKKGNQTENLYIELTLPQFYSFLHEMERVRSSMECLS
- the COMMD7 gene encoding COMM domain-containing protein 7 isoform X1 is translated as MGRLHCTQDPVPEAVGGDMQQLNQLGAQQFSALTEVLFHFLTEPKEVERFLSQLSEFATTNQISLGPLRSIVKSLLLVPNGALKKSLTADQVRTDLITLGLSEEKATYFSEKWKQSAPTLARWAIGQTLMINQLVDMEWKFGVTSGSSELEKVGSIFLQLKLVVKKGNQTENLYIELTLPQFYSFLHEMERVRSSMECLS